A portion of the Ricinus communis isolate WT05 ecotype wild-type chromosome 10, ASM1957865v1, whole genome shotgun sequence genome contains these proteins:
- the LOC8269331 gene encoding auxin-induced protein 22D — translation MAFERDGDLNLEATELRLALPGTTAATEESHVTAKCNKRSFPDMNDDRSESRNNSNVSNDKKGDQETTSPPTKAQVVGWPPVRSYRKNCFQARKTEAEAAGNGIYVKVSMDGAPYLRKIDLKVYKCYTELFQALEDMFKFKVGKFSEREGYNGSEFVPTYEDKDGDWMLVGDVPWDMFINSCKRLRIMKGSEARGLGCAV, via the exons ATGGCTTTCGAAAGAGATGGTGATCTTAACCTTGAGGCAACAGAGCTCAGATTAGCTCTACCGGGCACCACCGCCGCCACCGAAGAGTCTCATGTTACTGCTAAGTGCAACAAAAGATCATTTCCTGACATGAATGACGATCGCTCAGAATCAAGAAACAACTCTAATGTCTCTAATGACAAAAAGGGTGACCAAGAAACTACTTCTCCACCCACCAA GGCACAAGTGGTTGGATGGCCACCAGTCAGATCTTACCGGAAAAACTGTTTTCAGGCAAGGAAAACAGAGGCTGAGGCTGCTGGAAATGGAATTTACGTTAAAGTTAGCATGGATGGTGCTCCTTATCTTAGAAAGATTGACTTGAAGGTCTACAAATGTTACACAGAGCTTTTTCAAGCTTTAGAGGACATGTTCAAGTTCAAAGTTG GTAAATTTTCTGAGAGGGAAGGCTACAATGGGTCAGAATTTGTACCGACATACGAAGATAAAGATGGTGACTGGATGTTGGTTGGCGATGTTCCATGGGA TATGTTCATTAATTCTTGCAAGAGGTTGAGAATCATGAAAGGATCAGAAGCTAGAGGCCTGGGTTGCGCTGTGTAA